A stretch of DNA from Dokdonia sp. PRO95:
TGCCTTTGTACTTACCTCTGAGTCTAACAAGATGTATACAGACATCTTTGTACCACTTAAAAAAATAGGTGATGCACAAGATGGTGATAAAGTAGTAGTTACCATAGAAGACTGGCCAGAAAAAGCAGACTCTCCTTATGGTAAAATCACAAAAGTACTAGGTAAACCAGGTGAGCATAACACAGAGATACATTCTATCCTTGCTCAGTATGGTCTTCCATATGAATTTCCAGTAGAGGTAGAAGAGTATGCAAATAAGATAGATACCTCTATTAAAGCTGAGGAAATTGCAAAACGTCGCGACATGCGTGATGTACTCACTTATACCATAGATCCTAAAGATGCAAAAGATTTTGATGATGCATTAAGTTTTCAAAAACTTGAGAATGGTAATTATGAAATAGGAATTCACATTGCAGATGTAAGTCATTATCTCGTACCAGGAACAATACTAGATGATGAAGCTTATGAGCGTGCAACATCTGTATATCTAGTAGATAGGGTAGTACCTATGTTACCAGAAATATTAAGTAATGGTGCTTGTTCCTTAAGACCTCATGAAGAGAAGTATACCTTCTCTGCAGTGTTTGAAATGAAAGCAGACTCTGGAAAAATAGTAGATTCTTGGTATGGACGTACTGTAACTTATAGTGATGCCCGATTTGCATATGAAGAAGCGCAAGCAATTATAGAAAGCAGATCAAACCTCATCCCAGTCGAAGTTTCTCTTACTGGAGAAGCTTATAAAGTATCTGATGAGCTTGTAGAAGCAACATTAGAAATGGATAGAATTGCTAAGATTATGCGTCGCCAGCGTATGAAGGATGGAGCTATTTCTTTTGATAAAGTAGAAGTAAAATTCAAGCTTGACGATGAGATGAATCCAGAAGGCGTTTATTTTAAAACCTCTAAGGATGCAAATAAACTCATAGAAGAATTTATGTTGCTGGCAAATAGAAAAGTGTCTGAGTTCATTGGTAAACAAACACCTAAAAAGACATTTGTATACAGAATACACGATGAGCCTAATGATGAAAAACTAGCGTCTCTTGAAAAAGTGATAGGGAAGTTTGGTTATAAATTAGACTTAAAAGATCGCAAGACTACCACCTCTTCTTTAAACCAACTTCTTACAGATGTACAAGGGAAGAAGGAGCAAAATATGGTAGATACACTAGCTATACGCACCATGAGTAAAGCAGTATATTCTACAGAAAATATAGGTCATTACGGTCTTGCTTTTGATTATTATAGTCACTTTACATCTCCTATACGTCGTTATCCTGATGTAATGGTACACCGTTTACTACAACATTATCTAGATGGTGGTAAATCAGTAAGTGAAGAAGAGTATGAGCAAAAATGTAAGCACTCTTCACAAATGGAGCAGCTAGCTACAAGTTCAGAACGAGACAGCATCAAGTATATGCAAGTTAAGTTTATGCAAGATCATCAAGATGAAGAGTTTGTAGGTGTTATTTCTGGAGTTACAGAGTGGGGAATCTATGTAGAGATTATCTCAAACAAGTGTGAAGGAATGGTGCGCTTAAGAGACATTAAAGGTGATCACTATGAATTTGATCAAGATAGCTACTCTGTAATAGGGCAGAAGTCTGGTAACCAGATTACCCTAGGTGATGAAGTTATTGTAAAAGTAAAAGAAGCAGATCTAGTGAAGAAGCATCTAGATTTTACACTTGTGGGTGTAAAGGAAGGGTTGCATCAGTAGGTAACTTATTACTTATATTAAAGTTTAAACCATCACACTATCATAAGTGTGATGGTTTTTTTTATGCTATTAATTATTCTTAAAAGTTTAGTAAATTATTAAGAAAAAGCGCACTAATTTTGTCATTCTGTAGAAGAATTAAAAATCACTCTTCTTACCCATGATACATGTCAACACCTATAGAAAATATCGAGCTTAAATATCTTACGCTCAACGATTACGAAGAACTTAAAAGTGCAATGATACAGGCGTATTCTAATATGCCAGACATGTACTGGAATGAGAAGCAAATCACTGCACTTATTAATAAGTTTCCAGAAGGTCAAGTTGTTATTAAAATTGATGGAAAACTTGCAGGTTGTGCGCTCTCTATAAAACTCAATGAGTCTACTTTTGACAGTGTTCATACCTACGAAGAAATTACAGGTAATTATACGTTCAACACACATAAGCCAGATGGAGATATTCTATACGGTATAGACGTGTTTATTAAAACAGAATATAGAGGTTTACGTCTAGGAAGAAGATTATACGATTACCGTAAAGAGCTTTGTGAGGAGCAAAATTTAAAAGGAATCCTCTTTGGTGGGCGTATTCCTAACTACCACAAACACGCAGATTCTGTAACTCCTAAGGAATATATTGAGAAGGTGAAACGCAAGGAAATTCATGATCCGGTATTAAACTTCCAGATTAATAATGATTTTCACCCTGCTAAGATTTTAAAAGGATACCTACCTGGTGATGAAGACTCAGGTGAGTTTGCCGTACTTCTAGAGTGGAATAACATCTACTATGAGAAAAAATCTGTTGTAGCAGCTACGCAGAAAAAGGTAGTAAGACTTGGCTTGATACAATGGCAAATGCGTTTGTATAAAGATCTTGAAGAACTCATGCAGCAAGCAGAGTACTTTGTAGATGCAGTTTCTGGTTATCGATCAGATTTTGCACTCTTTCCAGAGTTTTTTAACGCTCCGCTTATGGCAGAAAATAACCATTTACCAGTTTCAGAAGCTATACGTGAGCTTGCAAAACATACAGAGGAGATTAAAAATCGTTTTTCACAGTTAGCAATATCTTATAACATCAATATCATTACAGGTAGTATGCCAGAAGTGGTAGATGATTTACTATACAACGTAGGCTATTTATGCCGTAGAGATGGAAGTACAGAGCGTTATGAAAAACTTCATGTAACTCCAGATGAGGCAAAAGTATGGGGAATGCAAGGAGGTAATAAATTACACTCTTTTGATACAGACTGTGGTAAGATAGGAATCCTTATTTGCTATGATTCTGAGTTTCCAGAACTAAGCAGGATTCTTGCAGATGATGGTATGGATATTCTTTTTGTTCCTTTCCTTACAGACACTCAAAACGGATATTCTCGTGTGCGTAACTGCGCACAAGCAAGAGCTATTGAAAATGAATGTTACGTTGCCATTGCAGGTAGTGTGGGTAACTTACCTAAGGTGCATAACATGGATATCCAGTATGCACAGTCTATGGTATTTACTCCTTGTGACTTTTCATTTCCAGCAAACGGGATTAAGGCAGAGGCTACACCTAACACAGAGATGATTCTTATTGCAGATTGTGATATAGACTTACTACGTAACCTCAACCAGTTTGGAGCAGTGAAGAACCTAAGAGATCGTCGTAAAGATTTATTTGAATTGAGAAGAAGATAGTTTTTTAAATACGCTTTCGCGAAAGCGTAACACATCTCACAAAGAGCTGTTTCATAAATAATTTGATATTAAAACAAAGGCCTGTCATACTTGTAACAAAGAAATAACTGTAGCTTTTAGAGCAAGGTTAAATCACGCCAAAGAGTGGGTTTTTATATGTGAAACATGTTGCAATAAACATCGTTATGAAGAAGGTTACACCTATGGTGGAACATGGAAAGGGAAGAGGCATTAACATGTAAACTGTAACAATCTAGTAATAGCTAGGTCTCTATATCAAACAAAAACAATGAATATGAAATTTATATATACCATAGTAGCGCTAGTAATTACAGCAACAGCATTTGCTCAAAATCCAGTTACAAAAGACGTAGGAGATTTTACAGAAGTAAAAGTGTATGATCGCATTGTAGTAAATCTTGTAAAGTCTACCGAAAATAAAGTTATTATTACGGGAGAAGATGTAAGCCAAGTTAATGTGGTAAACAAAGACGGAACGTTAAAGATTAAAATGGATCTTGATCTTATTTTTGACGGAAACAAAACTTTTGTACATGTGCATTACAACAACCTGCAAGTAATAGATGGAAATGAAGGAGCTGTTATTACCTCAAATGAGCTTATAGAGCAAGACAAAATTGAAATCAAAATGCAAGAAGGAGCTCGCGTTAAAGTAGGTTTACAAGTACGAGAAGCTCTTTTAAGGGCAGTTACAGGTGGTGTAATAGAAGCAAGCGGTCAAGCAAGCCTGCAGAAGGTAAAAGTAAACACAGGAGGCATTTATGAAGGTAGAGATCTTGAGACAGAAACAGCAGAGATATTTGTACAAGCAGGAGGAGAGGTAGAAGCTTATGCTAGTAAACTAGCAGATCTAACAATAAGAGCTGGTGGAGATATTGTGATTTATGGTAACCCAGCAGAGGTAAAGCGTCGTCGTACTTTTGGAGGACGTATCAAAATAATGTAAGTAATTAAGACTGTAGTGCAATCAATCAAAATGATTTGAAATACACTTTAATCTTTAAATGATTAGATATATACAAAGGATGTTTACATACGTAGGCATCCTTTTCTTTTTACTGTATGCTTTTGTCTAACTTTGTGTAAAGCACTTTCTATATGTTTCAAGATTTACACACGGCTATACCTCTAGGATTTTTCTTAGCGTTCTTAATAGGCCCTGTATTTTTTGTGTTATTAGAAACGGCAGCTACCAAAGGTTTTAGAGCTGCACTTACCTTTGACATAGGTGTTATTATTGCAGATATTGTTTTTATAGTAGTTGCATATTTAAGTAGTTATCAATTACTAGAAAATTTAAGTAATCAGCCGGGTCTTTATGTTTTTGGAGGAGCGATTTTAATCGTATACGGACTTACTATTTACCTCAAAAAACCAACAAGAGATGCACTTGACCCTAATAGGGCAAAAGTGAAGAAAGGTGGTTACTTACAGCTTTTTATAAAAGGATTTTTACTCAATTTTATAAATATAGGTGTACTTGTTTTCTGGCTAGGTATCTTAATAATTGTAGGTCCTACGGTAGAGAATGATGGTGAACGCCTATTGGGTTTCTTTATTGGGATGATAGGTGCTTATCTTATTACAGACATAGGTAAAATAGTGCTTGCAAAACAACTCAAGCGCTACCTTACACCACGTAGAATTTTTAAAGTAAAGAAATCATTAGGTCTTATTCTTATCTTTTGTGGTCTTGTACTAGTAACAAAAGGTTTTGTTCCTTCAGATGAGTTTAATATCCAGCAAGAGATGGAGCGTTTTCAAGAGATTCCAGAAGTCAAACCAGACACTATCCATTAATTTATTAGGGTTTAAGACAAAAAAAAAGGAACTCCGTGAGAAGTTCCTTTTGAGGTATCGAGCGGATTCGAACCGCTGTAGATGGTGTTGCAGACCACTGCCTAGCCACTCGGCCACGATACCAGTTTGTGGGTGCAAATATATGAATAGTCCCGACAAATATCGAAATGAGATATTCTTTTTTTATTTTAAAAATATCCTTTTTGTTAAGTGATTGTTTTACCCACAATTGTAAGTGGTTAATATGGTTTTATCGCACTCGCGTGCGCTCTACGGTAACCATCTCAACATCTCCACCTATAGGAGGATTTACTTTTGATACTGCAACTGTAGCTAGCTGTATAAGAGCCTCTTCCTTAAAAAATCTACTTAAAATACGCTCGCATACTACTTCTAGTAATGCAGATGGAATTGCCATTTCTTCTTTTACAATACGATTAAGTAATACGTAGTCTACTGTGTCTGCAAGTTTATCTGTTTGCGCACTTTTTGATAAATCTGCTTCAATCTCAACATCTACTCTGTAGTCTGATCCTATGGCAGTTTCCTCAGAAAGACAACCGTGGTAGGCGTATGCACGTATATTTGTTACTCTTATTTTTCCCATAATATGGTGTTGTTTATAAGTGTTCAAAGTTACAACTCAAAACATGATGTTGCATTTTTAAATCCCAAGGTTAAACCTTTGGTTTATCCCCCAAACAAATCAAAAATATTGCTAAGTGCTCCAGTTTTTGCCTTGTAAAACTCGGTGTAAGAACAATTGCGGCAAGTGACTGTGCTGTACTTTTCTGTTTGCATATTGAGCAATTTTGTTAGAAAACTACCAGTAGCGCGCATTTCACCTATTTTGTAAGTATGGTTTTGGCATTTTACGCAAGTATAATTAAGTGGTTTCATAATGTATTGTTGTTGTAATAGATGAGTGTCTATTTTTTTAAAATGTTACACAATGCCTGTTTAAACCTTATAAGTCAGTTATAAACAACAGCTTTTGATACTATGCTTGGTAAGAGAGTTACCTAGCACAATGATTTGTATGAATGCTTTTGTATAATGATTTCAAGTTTTCGCGCAAGCAATAAAACATCAGTTAAAACACTTATTAAATCCAACTACAAATTGATTAATTTTACCCCTACAATCATACATCATGACAGAGGATAATAAATCATTGAATTTTCTAGAACAAATCGTTGAAGAAGACCTTAAAGGTGGCTATAGTAAGGAGGATTTGCGTTTTCGCTTTCCACCAGAACCTAATGGATATTTACACATAGGTCACTGTAAGGCAATCTGTATAAGTTTTGGACTAGGGGAGAAGTACGGGGCACCGGTAAACTTACGTTTTGACGATACTAATCCTGCAAAGGAAGAGCAAGAATATGTAGATGCTATCAAGGAAGATGTTTCTTGGTTAGGGTATCAATGGGATAAGGAATGTTTTTCTAGTGATTATTTCCAGCAGTTATATGATTGGACTGTCCAGCTTATTAAAGATGGAAAAGCTTATGTAGATTCTCAATCTAGTGAGGCCATGGCAGAGCAGAAGGGAACACCTACACAACCTGGTGTGCCTGGTCCTTATCGTGATCGTACGGTAGAAGAAAACTTAGACCTTTTTGCTAGAATGAAAGCGGGTGAGTTTAAGGAAGGAGAGCATATTTTACGTGCAAAAATTGATATGGCGCATGTAAACATGTTAATGCGTGATCCCATTATTTATCGTGTGTTGCACAAAGATCACCACCGTACAGGCAGTGACTGGTGTATCTACCCTATGTATGACTGGACACATGGAGAGAGTGATTATATAGAGCAAATAAGCCATAGTTTATGTTCGCTTGAGTTTAAGCCTCACAGAGAACTTTATGATTGGTTTTTAGACCAAGTATACTCTGGTGAGGATTTACGTCCCAAGCAGCGCGAGTTTGCACGTCTCAACCTTAACTACACGATTATGAGTAAACGTAAGTTACTCAGACTGGTAGAAGAAGGAGTGGTATCTGGATGGGATGACCCACGTATGCCTACTATATCTGGACTGAGACGTCGTGGTTATACAGCTGCAGCAATACGTAATTTTATAGATGCAGTAGGAGTTGCAAAGCGTGAGAATGTGATTGATGTTGCATTATTAGAATTCCATATTCGTCAGGATTTAAATAACATTGCTCCAAGAGTAATGGCAGTATTAGATCCAGTAAAACTGGTGATTACTAACTATCCAGAAGGGCAAGAGGAGTGGCTAGATGCAGAGAATAATCCAGAGGATGAGGCTGCAGGAGAGCGCAAAGTTCCTTTTAGCCGAGAGTTGTACATAGAGCGTGAAGATTTTAAAGAAAATGCTGGAAACAAGTATTTCCGCCTTACTACAGATAAAGAAGTACGTTTAAAGAACTCATACATCATTAAAGGTGGTGAGGTTATCAAAGATGAGAACGGAGTTATCACAGAGATACATTGTACCTATGACCCAGAAAGTAGATCTGGAAGCGGTACAGAAGCTTCTAAGCGCAATGTAAAAGGAACACTACACTGGGTTTCTATTGCTCATGCTATTAAAGCTGAGGTACGTTTATTTGATAGACTATTTAGTGATGAAAATCCTGATGGTCATGAGGATAAAGACTTTATGGAATTTATAAATCCTAACAGTCTTACTACTATTACTGGATATCTTGAGCCTAGCCTTAAAGATGTTGAGGTAGGTGATATATTCCAGTTCCAGCGTAAAGGATATTTTAATGTAGATAAGGAATCTACGGCAGAGCATCTTATTTTTAATAGAACAGTAGGTTTACGTGATTCATGGGCAAAAGTGAAGCCTAAGCAAAAACAAGCTAATGGTCAAGGTCAATCAAAACCACAGCAGCAGCAAAAGGCTTCAGCTCTTAGTACTATCAACAAACTAGGTAAGAAACTTGCAAATCTTCCAGAAGACAAGCGTGTTGCAACTATTACAGATATACAGAAGCTAGCAGCGAGTTTAACAGAAGATGAGGTAAAAGGATTCTTTAATACTTCGGCAAAGAAGGTGGGTACTCGTATTGCGGGTATTGAGAGTTTGTACGCTTTCGCGAAAGCGCAAAATAAAAACATTAAAGACATTGAAGGAGCCGAAGCATTTGTTGAAAAGGCAAAAGATGATAGCAACGAAATATTAAAAGAAGCAGCGTCTAAATTTTAATATCTAGGTTCTATATTTTAACAATTATTGGCATAAACGTCTCATTTAAGGGTCATAAGAGACTTGTTTTAACAAACATTGTGAGTTGGTTAAAGAGATATTAACCGGTTATTAACGGAGTAAAGAAACATATCAAAATATCTTTACACTCAACCAATTATTAATATAAAATAGAATCATATGAGTAAGTCAAGTAATACATTGTTAGCGTTAGTTTTAGGTGGTGCAATAGGTGCAGCAGCAGGAATATTATATGCTCCAGATAAAGGAACTAAAACAAGAAAGGATCTTTCTAAAAAAGCTAAGAAGGAGCAAGAAAAGCTTGTGAAGCAACTTAAGGAAACTAGAGAGTCACTTTCAGATAATGCGCAAAAGGCAAAGCTAACTTTTGAAGAAAAGTTAAATGATAGTATTTCAACTGCAAGTCATAAAGCAGATGATGTAATCTCAACATTAGAATCAAAACTAGCTGAGTTACGTGTACAAAATGCAAAACTTCAAAAAGATGCAGTGGTAGATAAAAATGCAGCCAAAGTGGAGAAAGCATTATCATAAGCCAAAAGAAACCAATCAGATATGGCTTTTGAAAAGTTAACAAATAACTTAAAAGGACTCACAGATAACGGGCAGGAATATGCCAAAGTCACTGCAGAATACTACAAACTAAGCTTGTTCAAAAATGGAATGAGAGGATTAGTAAGTAGTGCAAACTTAGCTTTAAGAGCCACTTTTGGTCTTATAGCACTGATGTTCTTTTCTATAGGCCTTTCAATTGTGATAGGGGAGTCTCTAGATAGCTTGAGTGCAGGATTCTTTATTGTAGGAGGAATTTACTTAGTTATATTCTTTCTAGTGTTTCTTTTTGCTGGAAAGCCTTTAGAAACTATGTTACTTAAGAAATATAGTAAGCTTGCCTTTAGCGAAGATTCACTTCCAGATGTTTCACCAGTTGCTCCTGTAGCTTCTAAAAATATAAACATTGATGAGAGAGTATAGTAGTTTTGAACAAATAGAGCACGATCTTAAAATTCTCAAACTTAAAAGACAAATAAGCGAGGAAGAAGTAAGGCTTAATGTAAACGGTGCAAAGAGCGGTATGAGCTCTGGATTTTCTCCAGTATCCTCATTAGGAACTGTCTTAGGATCTTTAATTCAAAAAGCAGTAGTTACAAAGTTATTAGGTACAATCTTTGGCTATAAGCGTGTTAAGGAAGTCAATAAGAAAGGTGACTACAAAGTGTAAAGACTTATTTTATAAATAAATAAAAACCCCAATAACAATTTGTTCTTGGGGTTTTCTTATGAGGTCAATGATTATTATTAATCTTCTTGAGCGTCTCTATTTTTCTTATTAATGATACCTTTTGCTTCGTTATCCTTTTTCATTTGCTCTCCTATTTGATTAGAAGCTACAAAGGAGGTGATCATATCATTAAGCATATTACTTCCAGCTTGTGGAGAGTTAGGCATTAAAATTAAGTTAGAATTAGTTTGTTCACCCATAGATTGTAAAGTGTCATAATGTTGTGTTACAACTATAAGCGCAGATGCTTCTTGAGAATTGATCCCCACATTATTTAATACATCTACAGACTCTTCAAGACCACGAGCAATCTCTCTACGCTGGTCTGCAATACCTTGTCCTTGTAAACGCTTAGATTCTGCCTCTGCACGAGCTTTTGCTACTATCTTGATACGATCTGCTTCTGCTTCAAACTCTGCAGCCACTTTCTCGCGTTCTGCTGCATTAATTCTGTTCATTGCTGCCTTTACCTGTAAATCTGGATCAATGTCTGTTACAAGTGTTTTAATGATGTCAAAACCGTAGTTAGACATTGCTTCGTTAAGCTCACGCTTTACTGCAATGGCAATATCATCCTTACGCTCAAAAACATCATCTAGTTTCATTTTAGGTACCTCTGCACGTACTACGTCAAAAACGTATGATGTAATTTGATCTCCAGGGTTTTCTAGTTTGTAAAAAGCATCATATACTTGATCTTTTACTACTTGAAACTGTACAGAGATTTTAAGTCTGACAAAAACGTCATCTTTTGTTTTTGTTTCTACTACAACATCTAGTTGTTGAATTTTTAGGTTGATACGTCCCGCAATTTTATCAAAAACAGGGATTTTAAATTGAAGTCCTGAGTTACGCACTCCTATAAATCTTCCAAAACGCTCCACAACGGCAGCGGTTTGCTGTTTAACCATAAATATCCCTGAGAGGATAATAAGTATGGCTAGTACTACTAATACTGGTAAAAGAATCTGTCCCATAATGGATATTTTAAAAATTATTGATGGTGATTATTGTAATCTTAAAGATAAGTAGCCATAATCGATTAAATGTAACACATAAACTAAAAGTTTCTTGATTGCCTTAAAGTTATTATACCTTACAACAATAATTAAGCATAATCCTCTTTACATAATCCCCTATGAAATATCTATCACTTCTCGTTTTACTAATTGTTACATCTACAGCTATGCATGCTCAATCTTACAGAGGTAGTGGTAACTACAATCGGATAGGACTTCAAGGTAAAGTAGCATTGATAGATTTAGACACAAAGAATTTTGATGTACAAGGAGAAACCGGTTTCCTAGCAGGTTTTACTACTAGAGGAAATGTGTATAATAATTGGGGTATGGTTTACGGAATTGATTTTTTAAGCACTGCGGTTACAGTTCAAACAACTTCCTTAGATCAACTAACTAGTGAGGATACTCAATATAATATTATAGGTGCTCAACTTAATCTATTACTCAGTTATAATTTAATAGCAAACCATCTAGCAGTAGATATTGGACCTGCACTACTTATCAACAGTAAGATGAAGCTAGATAATTCTAGTCAAAGCACAAATATAGTAAGTGGTTATACTACTCTTACTGCAAGTGACATACAAGAAATATCTCGAGTAAATGGTTTTGGCGTCATAGGACTCACAGGAGGTTTTGAACACGTAAGGCTTAGTCTACAATATCAATATGGATTTACAAACATCCTGAATAATCTTAACGATCAAAACCTTGTAATTGATAACAATGCGAGAGATTTTAAAGGCAATGCATCAATAATCGCTGCTGGAGTTGTCTTTTATTTATAAACTATCGGTAAAAAATTAAGGCTACAAATCAATGATTTGTAGCCTTAATTAATAATGTGATGTATAACAATTACCCTAGTGTGGTAATTGCATAGTCTATACGTCGCAATGTTTCTTCTTTACCAACGGTGGTAGCAATATCAAAAACATCAGGTCCTTGCATAGCGCCCACAAGTGATAATCTAAAAGGTTGCATTACTTTTCCAAAACCTAATTCCTTTGCTACAATCCACTCTTTAAGAGCTGTTTGAGCCTCTATTGTTGTAAAGTTTGATACACCAGATAAGATAATTTTCACCTCTTGCATGATGGCTGCGGTATCTTCTTTCCAAGCTTTTTTAGAAGCTTTGGCATCAAATTCTGTTGGTGCAGTAAAGAAGTAACTTCCTAGTGTCCATAAATCTTCTACAAAGATGGCGCGTTCTTTAATTAAATCAACTACGTGTGTTGTATACTCCTCTGTCGTAGTTACATTCTTATCCTTTAAGAATGTCATAAATTGATCTGCTATAAGTGCTACAGGAGATTCTTGCATATACTGCTGCTGGAACCACTTAGTTTTTTCTGGATCAAATTTTGCTCCAGCTTTATTAACACGTTTTAAATCAAAAGCTGCTACAAGCTCTTCTAGACTAAAAATTTCTTGCTCTGTTCCAGGATTCCATCCTAAAAAGGCAAGCATGTTTACCATGGCTTCTGCAAAGTAACCATCTTCTCGATATCCAGATGAGATTTCTTTTGATTTTGGATCTTCCCATTGTAGCGGAAATACTGGAAATCCTAGTTTATCACCATCACGCTTACTTAATTTTCCTTTTCCTACAGGTTTATGAATAAGTGGTAAGTGAGCAAATACTGGTGCATCCCATCCAAAGGCTCTATATAATAACACGTGTAACGCTAGAGATGGTAACCACTCTTCACCACGTATCACATGAGTAATTTCCATTAAATGGTCATCTACTATGTTTGCTAGGTGATAGGTAGGCATCCCGTCAGATTTAAATAACACCTTATCATCTAGAATGTTAGTATCAATCTCCATAGCACCACGTATTTCATCACGTAGTTGCAACATTTCGTCTTGTGGAGACTTAAAACGGATTACATAGTTTTCACCAGCAGCAATACGTTTCTCTGTTTCTTCTTGTGATAGAACGAGAGAGTTATCTAGTTTAAGGCGATTGTGCCAGTTATAGATAAAGGTCTTGCCGTTTGCCTCGTGATCTTTTCTGTGTGCATCAAGGCTTTCGGCAGTATCAAATGCATAGTAAGCATTATTGGTGTCTACTAACGCTTTCGCGAAAGCGTGATACTTATCCTTACGTTCACTTTGTCTATAAGGTCCAAAACCACCGTCTTTTGTAGGTCCCTCGTCATACGAAATCCCGCACCAGTCTAGACTTTCACGTATATAATCTTCTGCACCAGGTACATAGCGATTTTGATCTGTATCTTCTATACGGAGGATAAAAGTACCTCCATGTTTTTTGGCAAATAAATAATTAAAAAG
This window harbors:
- a CDS encoding YtxH domain-containing protein, which encodes MSKSSNTLLALVLGGAIGAAAGILYAPDKGTKTRKDLSKKAKKEQEKLVKQLKETRESLSDNAQKAKLTFEEKLNDSISTASHKADDVISTLESKLAELRVQNAKLQKDAVVDKNAAKVEKALS
- a CDS encoding DUF6327 family protein, yielding MREYSSFEQIEHDLKILKLKRQISEEEVRLNVNGAKSGMSSGFSPVSSLGTVLGSLIQKAVVTKLLGTIFGYKRVKEVNKKGDYKV
- a CDS encoding SPFH domain-containing protein yields the protein MGQILLPVLVVLAILIILSGIFMVKQQTAAVVERFGRFIGVRNSGLQFKIPVFDKIAGRINLKIQQLDVVVETKTKDDVFVRLKISVQFQVVKDQVYDAFYKLENPGDQITSYVFDVVRAEVPKMKLDDVFERKDDIAIAVKRELNEAMSNYGFDIIKTLVTDIDPDLQVKAAMNRINAAEREKVAAEFEAEADRIKIVAKARAEAESKRLQGQGIADQRREIARGLEESVDVLNNVGINSQEASALIVVTQHYDTLQSMGEQTNSNLILMPNSPQAGSNMLNDMITSFVASNQIGEQMKKDNEAKGIINKKNRDAQED
- a CDS encoding outer membrane beta-barrel protein encodes the protein MKYLSLLVLLIVTSTAMHAQSYRGSGNYNRIGLQGKVALIDLDTKNFDVQGETGFLAGFTTRGNVYNNWGMVYGIDFLSTAVTVQTTSLDQLTSEDTQYNIIGAQLNLLLSYNLIANHLAVDIGPALLINSKMKLDNSSQSTNIVSGYTTLTASDIQEISRVNGFGVIGLTGGFEHVRLSLQYQYGFTNILNNLNDQNLVIDNNARDFKGNASIIAAGVVFYL
- the gltX gene encoding glutamate--tRNA ligase codes for the protein MSQNVRVRFAPSPTGPLHIGGVRTALFNYLFAKKHGGTFILRIEDTDQNRYVPGAEDYIRESLDWCGISYDEGPTKDGGFGPYRQSERKDKYHAFAKALVDTNNAYYAFDTAESLDAHRKDHEANGKTFIYNWHNRLKLDNSLVLSQEETEKRIAAGENYVIRFKSPQDEMLQLRDEIRGAMEIDTNILDDKVLFKSDGMPTYHLANIVDDHLMEITHVIRGEEWLPSLALHVLLYRAFGWDAPVFAHLPLIHKPVGKGKLSKRDGDKLGFPVFPLQWEDPKSKEISSGYREDGYFAEAMVNMLAFLGWNPGTEQEIFSLEELVAAFDLKRVNKAGAKFDPEKTKWFQQQYMQESPVALIADQFMTFLKDKNVTTTEEYTTHVVDLIKERAIFVEDLWTLGSYFFTAPTEFDAKASKKAWKEDTAAIMQEVKIILSGVSNFTTIEAQTALKEWIVAKELGFGKVMQPFRLSLVGAMQGPDVFDIATTVGKEETLRRIDYAITTLG